The following proteins are co-located in the Vigna angularis cultivar LongXiaoDou No.4 chromosome 2, ASM1680809v1, whole genome shotgun sequence genome:
- the LOC108329261 gene encoding pentatricopeptide repeat-containing protein At5g14080 yields the protein MMRGGAATFDLAKGLSKAVISASKRKGRQCLWGSQVEETLHRLGWRQCLTPSLVANVIDPFLLNHHSLALGFFNWASQQPCFAHTPFTYHSLLKSLSHTNHFTAIHSLLKQAKALNFSIHPSLFSSIIASHVAHNRARDAFLLLGNVAPLCAEIGGPTYNSLLVALASDGCLESAYQLFEEMTQSGIGFSTLGFGVFIWRVCGEGDVERVVRLLDEVKECGSGINGSVVAVLIVHGLCRASKVSEALWMLGDLRSRGWKPDFMAYWVVAAGFRSMGNVADEVKVLKMKRKLGVAPRSSDYRDLILGLVTERRMCEAKEVGEVIVGGNFLVDDDVLNALIGSVSSVDPSAAIMFFNFMVDKERFPTIFAVSDLCRNLCRHGKVDELLEVFHVLNSQNYFKDVEGFNVMISFLCRAGKVREGYTVLQEMKKKGFQPNVSSYNYIMEACCKEDLLRPARKLWDEMFSNGCLGNLKTYNLLIQKFCEVGQAEEAQMLFYQMLDKRVEPDVTTYNYLLEGLCQEDKLEEAFELYNKSVKQDIINARGTLSSFTLSLCRKGHHMAASKLLCSLDHDIGCAESHIILLKSLSDAQEIPIAIEHFKWVQEKSPLILRDICTALLDSLSSATCPEPMLQFLQRIQNVFDFPYFEGYV from the exons ATGATGAGAGGTGGAGCAGCAACATTTGATTTGGCAAAAGGGCTGAGCAAGGCGGTGATCTCAGCCTCAAAAAGGAAGGGAAGGCAATGTTTGTGGGGTTCTCAAGTGGAGGAGACACTCCACAGGTTGGGTTGGCGGCAATGCCTGACCCCATCATTGGTGGCCAATGTGATTGACCCTTTCCTCCTAAATCACCATTCTCTTGCTCTTGGCTTCTTCAATTGGGCCTCTCAGCAACCTTGCTTTGCCCACACTCCCTTTACCTACCACTCACTCCTCAAATCCCTTTCTCACACCAACCACTTCACTGCCATTCATTCACTCCTCAAACAAGCCAAAGCTCTCAACTTTTCCATCCATCCTTCTCTTTTCAGCTCCATCATAGCATCCCATGTTGCCCACAACCGTGCTCGCGATGCCTTTTTGCTCTTGGGTAATGTTGCTCCCCTTTGTGCCGAAATTGGAGGGCCCACTTATAACTCGCTCTTGGTTGCCCTGGCCTCTGATGGGTGCTTGGAAAGTGCGTACCAGCTGTTTGAGGAAATGACTCAGAGTGGTATTGGTTTCAGCACACTGGGATTTGGGGTTTTTATTTGGCGGGTTTGTGGAGAGGGTGATGTGGAGAGGGTGGTGAGGTTGTTGGATGAGGTTAAGGAATGTGGTTCTGGGATTAATGGTTCTGTTGTGGCGGTTTTGATTGTTCATGGGTTGTGTCGGGCTTCTAAGGTATCGGAGGCTTTGTGGATGTTGGGTGATCTAAGGAGTAGGGGTTGGAAACCCGATTTCATGGCTTACTGGGTTGTTGCTGCAGGGTTCCGGTCAATGGGGAATGTGGCTGATGAAGTGAAAGTTTTGAAGATGAAGAGGAAGTTAGGGGTGGCTCCTAGAAGCAGTGATTACAGGGACTTGATACTTGGCTTGGTTACGGAGAGACGGATGTGTGAAGCAAAAGAAGTAGGGGAGGTTATAGTTGGTGGTAATTTTCTTGTTGATGATGACGTTCTCAATGCATTGATAGGATCGGTATCAAGTGTAGATCCTAGTGCAGCTATaatgtttttcaatttcatggTTGATAAAGAGAGGTTCCCAACTATTTTTGCTGTCAGTGATTTGTGTAGGAATCTGTGTAGGCATGGCAAGGTTGATGAGTTATTGGAGGTGTTCCATGTTTTGAATTCTCAAAACTACTTCAAAGATGTGGAGGGTTTCAATGTAATGATTTCATTTTTGTGCAGGGCTGGGAAAGTGAGAGAAGGCTATACTGTTCTGcaggagatgaagaagaaagggttCCAACCCAATGTCTCGTCTTATAATTACATAATGGAAGCGTGTTGTAAGGAGGATCTACTGCGTCCTGCGAGGAAGCTCTGGGATGAGATGTTCTCGAACGGCTGTTTGGGGAATTTGAAAACGTACAACCTTCTTATACAAAAATTTTGTGAAGTGGGACAAGCTGAAGAGGCTCAAATGCTCTTTTACCAGATGTTAGACAAGAGAGTGGAACCTGATGTTACAACTTACAATTATCTTCTAGAAGGACTCTGCCAAGAAGACAAACTAGAAGAAGCTTTTGAGCTCTATAACAAGTCTGTCAAACAGGACATAATCAATGCAAGAGGCACATTGAGCTCGTTTACATTATCACTATGCAGGAAAG GTCATCATATGGCTGCATCCAAATTACTTTGTAGTCTCGATCATGATATAGGATGTGCAGAATCCCATATAATTTTGTTGAAAAGTTTGTCAGATGCACAAGAGATTCCAATTGCCATTGAGCACTTTAAGTGGGTTCAGGAAAAATCACCTTTGATACTAAGAGATATATGTACTGCACTTTTGGATTCTCTTTCTTCTGCTACATGCCCAGAGCCCATGTTACAGTTCCTTCAAAGAATACAAAATGTTTTTGATTTCCCATACTTCGAGGGATATGTGTGA